The DNA region acgaatatatacattcaacatacagtacagaagtactgtatttgtttataatgacaataaatcctcaagatggcatttacattattaacattctttctgtgagagggatccacagatagaaagacttgtgactttgtatattgtgactaaatattgccatctagcgtatttgttgagctttcagtaaatgatactgtagccatgcccaaatgcatgatgggaagtggaactatgactgtgcgtagtgctaccaattgatatatcttctctgcgttgggaaatagcataaggtgttaagaaaaagatgaattgctaccttgcatccccacattgcttcccatgatatttctaatcgtatggagagggattgtaattttacgctgccttttatctctctatataggtaacaaAAAGCTAATTACAGATtgcgcgcgacaatgcgtgagtgggtcgtgcaacgcatgcattattgcctttaaatattttaacgtgatacattttttaaaaaattaattaccgccgttatcgggataaatttgataaccctaccttaagcctaaactaaatactctggatgagtgtaacatattatgtctgtaatgttaaatacaattagaaaacaatttaattaaaatatatatatatatattaaaaaaaggcatggccgatatttttttgctgattccgatattttgaaaatgacgtgatcggacccgatcgatcatctCTAATTATTAGTGCTATTGTTGCCTTGGTATGTTCTATTTTCCGATAAAATTAGTTCTTATTCTGACACAGGacttcatcattaaaaaaagttcAGGAAATTTAGCAACAGGATAAGCCATTTCAGTTAAATTGGATAAAGCTGAAAGCCACACAGGCTTTCTAGATGAGTTGTGTAGGTATAGGAGACGAGCTAGACTAAGTAGCATCCATTTTTCACGTCGTAACAAGTGGATGCAGTTCATTGACATTTGGCCTTGAACAGGTGTGATTTCAGCACAGGCAGCGGGCACACCTATTGCTTGAGAAACCGGACAGGCCTGCTTTATTTTCCAGATTTTTAAGCCTTATAAGAAATGCAGTACATGACTCATTATTCAATTATGACAGGCTTGTTAACAATTGACGCTTTTCTTATGTGTCTCCAATTGCTTATCAAATAATTTACTTCCACAGTAAAGGAACTCTAAACTGGTGCTACTATTATAATCTAGCACATTGAAAAGATGATTCATAATCTTGAATCAGTTAAATAAAATGTAACCCCAGTAAAGCCGGACATTTTATTTCATTGGAGGCAGACTGTAGAAACCAAGTTAATTATAACAAGAGAGCATCCTTCTTTTAGCTCCTGTGTCTAACACTTGGTCTGTGTCCAGGTTCCGCTACTACCAGAATGTCTGCACTGTTAGCTATTCGTCTGTCTGGTGGGACTGGCAAAGGTGGGAGAGAGAGATTGACTGGATGGCGCTGAATGGAATCAATCTTCCTTTGGCTTTCACTGGCCAAGAGGCCCTGTGGCAAGAGGTAAATGCTCAGATGTTATTCCTGGAGTTTAAATTACTATAGCAAAAATTTTgcatgtgcctttttttttttttatccatctcgcaaaatggattttgccatgcggcattttttttttttttttttgccatgtggcaaaatgtattttgccatgcggcatttttttttttttgccatgtggcatttttttgtcatatggcaaaatggattttgccatgtaacatttttttgccacgtggcaaaatggattttgccatgtggcattttttttaacatgtggcaaaatagattttgccatgtggcattttttgccatttttttgccatgtggaaaaatggattttgcattgtggcatttttttgccatgtggcattttttctgccatgtggcaaaatggattttgccatttggcatttttttgccatgtagcatttttttgccctgtggcaagatggattttgccatatggcattttttttgtcatgtgacatttttctgccatgtggcaaaatggattttgccatgtggcattttttgccatgtggcaaaatggtttttgccatgtggcattttttctgccatgtggcaaaatggattttgccatgtggcatttttttgccatgtggcaaaatggattttgtgatgtggcattttttcaccatgtggcatttttttctgccatgtggcaaaatggaatacgccatgtggtattttttttgccctgtggcaaaatggattttgccatgtggcatttttttaacatgtggcatttttttgccatgtggcaaaatggtttttgctatgtggcattttttctgccatgtggcaaaatggattttgccatgtggcatttttttgccctgtggcaaaatggattttgtgatgtggcattttttcaccatgtggcattttttctgccatgtggcaaaatggaatatgccatgtggcattttttttgccctgtggcaaaatggattttgccatgttgcattttattgtcatgtggtatttttttttttttttttgtatatggcatttttgcaggccatgcacagcCATGCCATTGGCGACTATCAcgttcaaatttttaattgattttaaaggcaaaaaaacatttatggctgtgatttttgacaatacactttacagcccattgacgttCAACCAGCACCTAAGTAAGGCTATGCCATCgacggctatgaacgtccaaattatcaattcattttgaatggcagaaaaacatatgTGGCTGTGAGTTTTGACCATGCATTTTACATTACAGCGCAATCACGCTCAaccggcacccaagtaaggctaagccattgacggctatgaacggaaaatttggacgtggatAGCCGTCAATTGCATGGAGGTACATGGCCAGCAAAAATGtcatatagcaaaaaaaaaaaaaaaaaaaaaacatagcaaaatccattttgccacatggcaaaatccattttgccacatggcaaaatttcgccacatggcaaaatcaattttgccaaatgacaaaaaaatgccacatggcaaaatccattttgccacatggcaaaaaaaagccacatggcaaaatgttgccacatggcaaaaaaatgctacatggcaaaatacattttgccacatggcagaatccattttgctacatgacaaaaaaatgctgcatggtaaagaaaatgcaacatggcaaagtcaattttgccacatggcaaaatcaattttgccacatggcaaatacgacTTTTCTTTCTTGGCCCTTTTGTTTAGGCGCAACATATGGAGCGATAACATGTTTTTATCATTAATCGTCAGAAAAATTTGGACCTCTGAAAAGTTGCATGAACAAAAGCACACATACTGCACGTATTTcactttgtcatattttaatgtttgGTGTTCCATAGttaatttttcaattgaatatgAATTTTAATGTTATGGCACTGCTATGCTAATATATGTACCCTTTAGGTTTACCGTGCTCTTGGTTTAAACCAATCAGAAATCGAAGAATTCTTCGCCGGCCCGGCCTTTCTTGCCTGGAACCGCATGGGAAACATGTTCAAGTTTGGCGGACCCCTTCCACAGTCTTGGCATGTGTCCCAGCTGACCCTCCAAGTACGTTTAACAAATTCTGTCACTTttaaatagatgtaaaagatgtgGACGGGACATAAATGAATTAGTAACAAAATTTGTCAGATGACACTCATGACTTCTGTcataaacattaattaatgaccatgacagtgtcaagtcataattatgactgtcaaataaaatttttgttttttactgtaATATAACTTTTGGTTAAAACTGTCAAACTAAcatgatttttttgtctttttcagttgaaaatcTTGGAACGAATGAGGTCATTTGGCATGATTCCAGTGTTGCCAGCCTTTTCTGGTAACATCCCAAGGGGAATCCTTAGGTATCATTTTTTACTCTTATGGAATTACTTatattcacatttttttaatcagtgTTTTTGCAAATAGATGTAAAAAGTTCAATTATGAAGTGACAGGGTGGCAGAGGTGAAAGTGGGCAGGAAATAATAGCTCTGCATACTGTATGTATCAAGTCATTGCTAGTCAGATACTAGATGTGTAACCTTTCGAAGTAGGCTCAAAGTGAAACCATTTCTTTGAAAATTTCAGGTTGCACCCCGAAGCAAACGTAACAAGGTTGGGGCCATGGTCTCACTTCAACTGCAGCTACTCGTGCTCCTACATCTTGGATCCCAGGGACCCGCTTTTCCTCCGGATCGGTTCCCTCTACCTTTCCCAGGTGGTCAAACAATTTGGAACGGATCACATCTATAATACGGACACCTTCAATGAGATGATTCCACCTTCCTCGGACCCCGCCTACCTGTCTGCTGTCAGTCGTTCCGTTTTTGCCTCAATGACTGCTGGTGAGTGTGTGGGACTCAATTCATCAAATGACTGAAAGCATAGTTTTTATTGAATGTAGTGTTGTAATACTACAAACCGGTTTTGTCTTGGGGATTATATTGCAAATTCCAAAcgcctttgcaaaagaaaacaaGCATGAatgttaggggtgcacgatatccattttttgaaaccgataacttcctgctcctgaaagccgataccgatatccaataataaatatatattttttttaatgtatattcacttgggctgtcccaaacgactaattttctcccgattagtcagccgactatttttacgattatcgtaatttcccgaatataacgcgcactttttttccccaaaatcaactggtaaactcatggtgcgcattataaacgggtacatggatggagacagaaatatatatgtattacatatatatatataaaccgattttttttcattgacacggccacgttgtgttgaagaaacgtatgcggccacCCGttaccgaccattacggtacgtgccgtcaccgttttgtttcggtaatacttcactctaatcggccgaatgatttcgtctgtgttaaattctgcttttttcactcttcataaagcacagaatttagtttcttgaactcatttgagtcgacgtttattgcagctccgcaattcggaccataacaaatgtaaggacacacacttcctgtgtccgtcaactatatcggtccctcgggaaactcaaacccaaataacaatagttccttttgttactgtcgtgctgacagctatgagctctcacggatttccgacttacattctaactttcattttaccgtatcaatccatggaagaaacatttattcatcatgaggaaacgagcaagttatacagcagcctttataagaaaagtcacatctgttttgttttctcctagattctggtaagttggagaagttgtcaaatcatattattaccgtaaatattgtcagttcacgttaatgttttgaactaccaatgtgctatgcttgagctgtgtttcaccagtcagtaaaatgacatctctgtatctgtacacaagctctgttttcttgtattcttctatttattggtgctaaaattagggtgcgcgttataaacgggtacaataattttccctagattttacaagtaaatttggggtgcgcattatacacgggtgcgccttatattcgggaaattacggtagtcgactaatctaatgattttaaaaaaaatttttttttttttttttttttacaaatttagcaatgaaatttttgttgacgcttatcaattcacaaaaaatatattggaacacttaaattatttattaaagtacaaataaacacgtaaatgacaataataaatcacaaataaacaatgagttcaaatactgatagaattaactagtgtagcatcccgattggaaagatggtctcttaaactgatggtttacaacttttattccatccttgatgtaaacacaccgtaagagctacggtgcacacaaataaaaaaacacaattagaaattaacaaaaacttttcaccttttgcgtttgaaaccttatttatatatcaatgaattgcctatatgaattaccTTTACCTTaaattattaccttatcattgacaatctctcccttgagtgcaatcactgtatatactgtatatatttatgaccttttaaccttatatcattttctataccataaaataaaccataacatgcaataaacctttcaattagcattaagaacaatactaatagcacttataggcccattgtcaatgaaacatcattatttagtaaggtgacagcaccctctggtgtacaaaaaatgaaaaaacaaaaaattacaaactggttGGCGGTGcttggtgtttattcacggccgacgtgcagccaagcttggcattgaagagacaggacataaGAGTGTACCCCtcatttgtttctttgaaataagtcaatgttttggacactttttttggctttgtgccgctttccccgcttgcatacagagcatccaacattctgaactttccacacatatatttttttaacccttcattaaccgtcgacgggatgttgtgctcatcgacggatttacgtcatcgatgacgtcgactacgtcgactagtcgggacagctctaatattcaccggagtttttgaacaccaggagtttttaaaaaaatggtggatcaacatagatttgcttttgacctcaccagaattttcataatgacatgaaacattattataatgaacaaaacaaagacaagaacagtcttgacttcaaataaagtgccaatatttatttttttcaaataaataaaatttgagtcaatcacaatcaattagtcaatataattgaagatgtgtttcctggacaatgagcactgaactaaaacttaAACCCAACtcatccacccttggtagttctaggggcagtttacatggcaactctgcgacacaaagacacaatgactgagtagcggaatcgCCTCGCGTCcacatggtgtcggcgaagacgaaaaattctgaatcctgcctccaaagtggaagaattccattgcgggggattgacgggggcttgctccgcatacatatcaaaagctcccgcggcgcaagaccgcgccgataacgccggcactcgtacacgtcacattgggcgtgcgcagcggtgctactaaacattaaaagcagcaaatatggcggaatatttttaaattaaatatgttgaatgtttccttttttgtgtctttttgaacaaaagaaaaatgccattgcttcgagtgggcgggcatatttttttccgggctgaggagcttgttggggtcaaagtgcatcattcgctgtcgccttgtaaatccgcactgccccctagggcctggcatgaaaactacattgttttcatgcggaattgcgacattgttcgaatggagacgggcccatataaactcaaatttgaaatttttcatatTCTCAGATTGTCACCATGTAGACGGCCCCCTAGTGTTGACGTATTATTTTCAAGTCCAATAATTGTCCCAGTTCGGAGACCTACAAATGACCTATTGTGTTACAACGCTTCCAACTCCCTACCGAGTTCAATATTTCAACTATGTTCTCGAATTGTCCCGTTCTTGtttctcaatgatttttttgtgtgccccccaccccctcttcttttctctctctagTTGATCCTCAGGCAATTTGGCTAATGCAGGGATGGTTGTTCTTTAACGCCGCAGCTTTCTGGAAGCCTGCCCAGATTCGGGCCCTACTACACGGCGTGCCCCTCGGACGGATGATCGTGCTAGATTTGTTTGCGGAGACCGAGCCAATTTTCTCCTACACTGAGTCTTTCTACGGGCAGCCTTTCATCTGGTGCATGCTCCAAAACTTTGGCGGTAACAGCGGTCTCTTTGGCACAGTCGAGAGTGTCAACTCAGGGCCTTTTAAAGCCTCGCGTTTCCCAAACTCCACCATGGTCGGCGTAGGGATGACACCCGAGGGTATTGAGCAAAATCCCGTCTTGTACGAGCTGATGAGCGAACTGGCGTGGCGCAAGGAACCGGTCAACTTGGTCAAGTGGGCGTCGCTCTACGCCGTGCGTCGTTACGGCACCACGCAGGACGGCCTGATCTCCGCGTGGAGGCTCCTGTTTTCCAGCGTGTACAACTGCACCGTGCCGCATTACCGAAATCATAACCACAGCCCGTTAGTGCGCCGGCCGTCTTTCCGCATGAACGTCGACCTTTGGTACAGCCCGGCCGACTTGTTCAAAGCGTGGAAACTCATCATGGATGCGTCTCCGTCTCTGGCGTCCAAGGAAACTTTCCGCTACGACCTCGTCGACGTGACTCGGGAGGTTTTGCAAGTTCTAACGACATCGTTTTACCTGGATATCACCGATGCCTTTCATAAACAAAAGCTGCCGGAACTGCTGGTTTCAGCCGGGGTGCTCATATACGATCTTTTGCCGGAACTGGATCGTTTGCTAAGTAGCGATCGCCATTTTCTGTTAGGGACGTGGCTGGATCGGGCTAAATCCTTAGCTATCGACGAGGAAGAGGCTAAGCTTTACGATATGAACGCCAGGAACCAGCTTACTCTTTGGGGGCCTGGCGGTGAAATCCAAGACTATGCTAGCAAAGAGTGGGGAGGACTGATGGAGGACTACTACGCCCAACGATGGGGCCTTTTCGTCCAAACGCTGGTGGAGTGTCTGGACAGCGGGCAGCCGTTTCATCAAGAAGCCTTCAACCAAGCTGTTTTTCAAGTAGAAAAGGGATTTATTTATAACGGCCGGAAGTACCCCGCGGAACCTCGAGGCGACACGTACGAAATCGCCCGTAGGATCTTTCTAAAGTATTACCCGCAAGCCTTGAAAACCTTGAAAAGAccctgaccaaacgtcctcattTGCCCGGATATGTCCACTTTTTAAATCTTGTCAGGGGCGTCCGACAGGGTTTttgtaaattcatgaaaatgtccggttttcattatttttcacgggaccaattagcgtgtgttgaaattgactgacgctttgcacagaata from Corythoichthys intestinalis isolate RoL2023-P3 chromosome 21, ASM3026506v1, whole genome shotgun sequence includes:
- the naglu gene encoding alpha-N-acetylglucosaminidase; translation: MSHSLLVVVVFYLFVTASCKFPALDHLKPQASDKTQGRAVVDLLRRLLGNRSTEFIIVVNRSLSNDSLDVCELKSTKNNKIVATGNTGVSVASGIYNYLKYFCNCHVSWSGDQLDLPRPLPKLSGVLRINTQHRFRYYQNVCTVSYSSVWWDWQRWEREIDWMALNGINLPLAFTGQEALWQEVYRALGLNQSEIEEFFAGPAFLAWNRMGNMFKFGGPLPQSWHVSQLTLQLKILERMRSFGMIPVLPAFSGNIPRGILRLHPEANVTRLGPWSHFNCSYSCSYILDPRDPLFLRIGSLYLSQVVKQFGTDHIYNTDTFNEMIPPSSDPAYLSAVSRSVFASMTAVDPQAIWLMQGWLFFNAAAFWKPAQIRALLHGVPLGRMIVLDLFAETEPIFSYTESFYGQPFIWCMLQNFGGNSGLFGTVESVNSGPFKASRFPNSTMVGVGMTPEGIEQNPVLYELMSELAWRKEPVNLVKWASLYAVRRYGTTQDGLISAWRLLFSSVYNCTVPHYRNHNHSPLVRRPSFRMNVDLWYSPADLFKAWKLIMDASPSLASKETFRYDLVDVTREVLQVLTTSFYLDITDAFHKQKLPELLVSAGVLIYDLLPELDRLLSSDRHFLLGTWLDRAKSLAIDEEEAKLYDMNARNQLTLWGPGGEIQDYASKEWGGLMEDYYAQRWGLFVQTLVECLDSGQPFHQEAFNQAVFQVEKGFIYNGRKYPAEPRGDTYEIARRIFLKYYPQALKTLKRP